In Oreochromis niloticus isolate F11D_XX linkage group LG5, O_niloticus_UMD_NMBU, whole genome shotgun sequence, a single window of DNA contains:
- the cenps gene encoding centromere protein S, translating to MSVDTEETHQRLKAAVHYTVGRLCQKIGEDHRRQFSRQAIAAIAETTFRQCDIFAKDLEAFARHAKRSTVSVDDVKLVARRSTALSIYIQNKSDELTQEHMSLKKKTTAKRKNIETEEESRE from the exons ATGTCAGTGGATACAGAGGAAACTCACCAG AGGTTAAAAGCTGCAGTTCATTATACAGTGGGTCGTCTCTGCCAGAAGATCGGTGAAGACCACCGGAGACAGTTCAGCCGACAAGCTATAGCGGCAATAGCCGAGACGACATTCAGACAGTGTG ATATATTTGCAAAAGACCTGGAGGCTTTTGCAAg GCATGCTAAAAGAAGCACCGTGTCTGTAGATGATGTGAAACTTGTAGCCCGCCGCAGTACTGCTTTG tccATCtacatacaaaataaaagtgacGAACTGACCCAGGAGCAcatgagtttaaaaaagaagactACTGCAAAGAGAAAGAACATAGAAACTGAGGAGGAAAGCAGAGAATAA
- the tardbpb gene encoding TAR DNA-binding protein 43 isoform X1, which yields MAEVYIRVAEEENEEPMEIPSEDDGTVLLSTVAAQFPGACGLRFRSPVSQCMRGVRLVEGVLHAPENGWGNVVYVVNYPKDNKRKMDEIDASSAVKMKRGDMKTSDLIVLGLPWKTTEQDLKDYFSTFGEVIMVQVKRDAKTGNSKGFGFVRFTEYEAQEKVISQRHMIDGRWCDCKLPNSKVNMQGPDEPLRSRKVFVGRCTEDMTTDDLRQFFMQYGEVTDVFIPKPFRAFAFVTFADDQVAQSLCGEDLIIKGVSVHISNAEPKHGNRQFDRTARFGNGFGAQAFGSSRSGLGSSTNSSLANFGSFSLNPAMMAAAQAALQSSWGMMGMLASQQQTSTSGSTSSGTSSSRDQSQSFSTGNSNYGTSSASLGWGTGSNSTTSGSGFSSGFGSSMESKSSGWGM from the exons ATGGCTGAGGTGTACATTCGAGTGGCGGAGGAAGAAAATGAGGAGCCCATGGAGATTCCCTCCGAAGACGACGGCACTGTTCTTCTTTCCACCGTGGCGGCTCAGTTTCCTGGGGCTTGCGGCCTGCGGTTCAGGAGCCCCGTGTCTCAGTGCATGAGAGGAGTGCGACTCGTGGAAGGGGTCCTGCACGCGCCAGAAAATGGATGGGGGAATGTCGTGTACGTGGTGAACTATCCGAAAG acaataaaagaaaaatggatgAAATCGATGCCTCTTCTGCCGTGAAAATGAAGAGGGGAGATATGAAAACATCGGACCTGATTGTATTGGGTCTTCCTTGGAAAACGACCGAACAGGACCTTAAAGATTACTTTAGCACGTTTGGAGAAGTCATTATGGTTCAG GTAAAACGAGATGCCAAGACCGGAAACTCTAAAGGATTTGGCTTTGTGAGGTTCACAGAGTATGAAGCTCAGGAAAAGGTGATCTCTCAGCGCCATATGATCGATGGGAGGTGGTGCGACTGCAAGCTCCCTAACTCGAAGGTGAATATG CAAGGTCCTGATGAGCCACTAAGAAGCCGCAAAGTGTTTGTAGGCCGTTGCACAGAAGACATGACCACAGATGATCTACGACAGTTCTTTATGCAGTATGGAGAAGTCACAGATGTGTTCATTCCCAAGCCATTCCGTGCTTTTGCCTTTGTTACATTTGCAGATGATCAG GTTGCCCAGTCTCTCTGTGGAGAAGACCTTATTATCAAAGGAGTCAGTGTTCACATCTCAAATGCTGAGCCCAAACATGGCAATAGGCAGTTTGATCGCACAGCACGATTCGGAAATGGTTTTGGGGCTCAAGCATTTGGTAGCAGCCGTAGTGGGTTAGGGAGCAGCACTAACAGTAGTCTGGCTAATTTTGGTTCCTTCAGCTTGAACCCTGCCATGATGGCTGCTGCACAGGCTGCTCTGCAGAGTAGTTGGGGTATGATGGGTATGCTGGCTAGCCAGCAGCAGACATCCACCTCAGGCAGCACCTCCAGTGGAACGAGCTCTAGTAGAGACCAGAGTCAGTCTTTCAGTACAGGCAACAGCAACTACGGCACCAGCTCAGCCAGTCTTGGCTGGGGAACAGGGTCAAACTCTACAACCAGTGGTAGTGGGTTTAGCTCAGGTTTTGGGTCCAGCATGGAGTCAAAGTCATCTGGGTGGGGTATGTAA
- the tardbpb gene encoding TAR DNA-binding protein 43 isoform X2, translating to MAEVYIRVAEEENEEPMEIPSEDDGTVLLSTVAAQFPGACGLRFRSPVSQCMRGVRLVEGVLHAPENGWGNVVYVVNYPKDNKRKMDEIDASSAVKMKRGDMKTSDLIVLGLPWKTTEQDLKDYFSTFGEVIMVQVKRDAKTGNSKGFGFVRFTEYEAQEKVISQRHMIDGRWCDCKLPNSKQGPDEPLRSRKVFVGRCTEDMTTDDLRQFFMQYGEVTDVFIPKPFRAFAFVTFADDQVAQSLCGEDLIIKGVSVHISNAEPKHGNRQFDRTARFGNGFGAQAFGSSRSGLGSSTNSSLANFGSFSLNPAMMAAAQAALQSSWGMMGMLASQQQTSTSGSTSSGTSSSRDQSQSFSTGNSNYGTSSASLGWGTGSNSTTSGSGFSSGFGSSMESKSSGWGM from the exons ATGGCTGAGGTGTACATTCGAGTGGCGGAGGAAGAAAATGAGGAGCCCATGGAGATTCCCTCCGAAGACGACGGCACTGTTCTTCTTTCCACCGTGGCGGCTCAGTTTCCTGGGGCTTGCGGCCTGCGGTTCAGGAGCCCCGTGTCTCAGTGCATGAGAGGAGTGCGACTCGTGGAAGGGGTCCTGCACGCGCCAGAAAATGGATGGGGGAATGTCGTGTACGTGGTGAACTATCCGAAAG acaataaaagaaaaatggatgAAATCGATGCCTCTTCTGCCGTGAAAATGAAGAGGGGAGATATGAAAACATCGGACCTGATTGTATTGGGTCTTCCTTGGAAAACGACCGAACAGGACCTTAAAGATTACTTTAGCACGTTTGGAGAAGTCATTATGGTTCAG GTAAAACGAGATGCCAAGACCGGAAACTCTAAAGGATTTGGCTTTGTGAGGTTCACAGAGTATGAAGCTCAGGAAAAGGTGATCTCTCAGCGCCATATGATCGATGGGAGGTGGTGCGACTGCAAGCTCCCTAACTCGAAG CAAGGTCCTGATGAGCCACTAAGAAGCCGCAAAGTGTTTGTAGGCCGTTGCACAGAAGACATGACCACAGATGATCTACGACAGTTCTTTATGCAGTATGGAGAAGTCACAGATGTGTTCATTCCCAAGCCATTCCGTGCTTTTGCCTTTGTTACATTTGCAGATGATCAG GTTGCCCAGTCTCTCTGTGGAGAAGACCTTATTATCAAAGGAGTCAGTGTTCACATCTCAAATGCTGAGCCCAAACATGGCAATAGGCAGTTTGATCGCACAGCACGATTCGGAAATGGTTTTGGGGCTCAAGCATTTGGTAGCAGCCGTAGTGGGTTAGGGAGCAGCACTAACAGTAGTCTGGCTAATTTTGGTTCCTTCAGCTTGAACCCTGCCATGATGGCTGCTGCACAGGCTGCTCTGCAGAGTAGTTGGGGTATGATGGGTATGCTGGCTAGCCAGCAGCAGACATCCACCTCAGGCAGCACCTCCAGTGGAACGAGCTCTAGTAGAGACCAGAGTCAGTCTTTCAGTACAGGCAACAGCAACTACGGCACCAGCTCAGCCAGTCTTGGCTGGGGAACAGGGTCAAACTCTACAACCAGTGGTAGTGGGTTTAGCTCAGGTTTTGGGTCCAGCATGGAGTCAAAGTCATCTGGGTGGGGTATGTAA